The nucleotide sequence CCCAGTTCAGCTTATTACGAAGAATATCAAAATAGCCCTTATGCGGGGAACTGATCAGACGTAATGGCTTGGCCGCAGCCTCAAGAGAAAGAAAATCATTGGCATGCATGGTCCAGCCAAGGCGACCATCCACCATGATCTTGACATTGGTGGAGGGCGGGGCCAGTTGGGCAGTAACCCGGGTTTTTGGAGAGAGAAGAACCGGTCGGGATTCAAGCATGAAGGGACAGATCGGGGTCACGATGAGGGTCTGGAGTTCGGCATGGGCAAGGGGACCGCCTGCGGAGAGATTATAGGCCGTGGAGCCGGTAGGGGTAGAGATAATCAGGCCATCTGCCTTATAGGTGGTGATGTATTCCCGGTCTGCCCAGCAGCCCAGCCGCATCATCGGCTCGGTGCTGCCCTTGACGATCACCACCTCGTTCAGGGCAAACATGGGGGGGCCAGCAGACTCGCCATACTCATCCAGGAGCTCAGCCCGGAGCATCATCCGTTCCTCAATGGTGAGCCCGCTGTTGAGGATTTCTTCCAGGGCCTGATACATCTCCTCGGCAGCCACTTCGGTGAGAAAACCAAGGTTACCGAGATTAATGCCAACCACCGGGATGCCGTGCCGGGCTGCCTGATCTGCCACATGCAATAAGGTGCCGTCACCACCCAGGATGGTCAGCATATCCATTTCCGGATCAATCCGATCCAGTTCTGCCTTTATTGAACGTCTTCGATACCAATCTGCCAGTTCCCGGCCCACCCGGAGAACCTCTGGCGAGTCCTTACGGGTGATGATCCCGGCATAGCGAATATGCATATTGTGTTTATCCGTCGCCCACAGGACTTATTGCCCAAAGGACTTGGAACGCTCGGTTGCCGCCTCCACAGCGGTCATAACCGTACCGCGCAGGCCCCCTTCTTCCAGAGCCTGAATCCCGGTAATAGTTGTACCGCCGGGCGAGGTTACCTTACCCTTGAGTACGGCGGCGGGCTCTCGGGTCTCCAGGGCCAGTTTGGCAGAACCGTACAGGGTCTGGGTCGCTAATTGCTCAGCCACTGGACGCGGAAGTCCAGACAGCACCCCACCGTCGATCATGGCCTCAAGAAAGGTAAACACATAGCCTGGACCAGAACCACTCAAGCCGGTGACGGCATCAAGGAGATTTTCCGGCACTTCGATGCAGGTACCCACAGCGGAAAAAATCTCCTGGGCAATCTCCATGTCCTCCTGCCGGATATTTTCATTACCGCTCATGGCTGAAGCACCGGCCAACACCAGGGCAGGAGTATTGGGCATCACCCGGATAACACGCATATTCCCACCAACAACCTGTTCTATGCAGGAAAGAGGAATACCGGCAGCAATAGAAATAAGAAGATG is from Candidatus Electrothrix sp. GW3-4 and encodes:
- a CDS encoding NAD(+)/NADH kinase produces the protein MHIRYAGIITRKDSPEVLRVGRELADWYRRRSIKAELDRIDPEMDMLTILGGDGTLLHVADQAARHGIPVVGINLGNLGFLTEVAAEEMYQALEEILNSGLTIEERMMLRAELLDEYGESAGPPMFALNEVVIVKGSTEPMMRLGCWADREYITTYKADGLIISTPTGSTAYNLSAGGPLAHAELQTLIVTPICPFMLESRPVLLSPKTRVTAQLAPPSTNVKIMVDGRLGWTMHANDFLSLEAAAKPLRLISSPHKGYFDILRNKLNWGGRDPGYPLPEVLMT
- the proC gene encoding pyrroline-5-carboxylate reductase, which codes for MKETLFVGMIGGGQMGEALIRGMIESGITAAGNITVAEPMMRRREYLNKTYQVNAVETPAEVTEKSQVVILAIKPQIMEPVLRQYSAHITNDHLLISIAAGIPLSCIEQVVGGNMRVIRVMPNTPALVLAGASAMSGNENIRQEDMEIAQEIFSAVGTCIEVPENLLDAVTGLSGSGPGYVFTFLEAMIDGGVLSGLPRPVAEQLATQTLYGSAKLALETREPAAVLKGKVTSPGGTTITGIQALEEGGLRGTVMTAVEAATERSKSFGQ